The following nucleotide sequence is from Anopheles stephensi strain Indian chromosome 3, UCI_ANSTEP_V1.0, whole genome shotgun sequence.
CTCCTCTTACAGCACTCACCCTCCTGCTACTTGCCGTCACAATCACAAACGGATACGGCCCAAACTACTACTGCATGCCAAGCCTCTGTCCACACGGTGGCCCTAACGTTGGCTGCAATCCACCACCACTTTCCGGCGGTCCCTACTGCTATGGCAAATCACCGAGCGTGCTACCGATGACGGCCACCGTTAAGGCACACATTCTACACCTGCACAACTACTACCGGTCGCGGGTAGCTTCCGGCTATCAGTTTCCACTCGGCCCCGCCACCCGCATGTACACGATGGTTTGGGACGACGAGCTAGCGGCCCAGGCCGCCAACAACGCACGGTCCTGTGTGTTTGCACACGATCGATGTCGCAACACGCCACAATTTCCCACCTCCGGCCAGAACCTAGCATTGATCAAGTACTACCAACCGATGACGTACACGATGACCGATCTGATAACGCGTTTCGTTGCCGGCTGGTGGAAGGAGTACAAATACACGAAACCGgcctacattcaggcgttTCCACGATCGCAGCTGTTAGTTCACCGCTGGTTGCATACCGTACGGCGTGAATTTGAAATAATGGTTTGAtttcccttccttttttttgttagcaaAAACATCGGCCACTTCACAATGATGATGAACGATCGCTCCTGGAAGGTGGGCTGTGCGATGCAAAGCTGGAACGAGGGCAGTGCAACGCAGGTGTACTTCGTGTGCAACTACTCGTACAACAACATCGTCACCCAGCAGGTGTACACGACGGGGCGGGCCGGTTCGCAGTGTCAGGCCGGACTGAATCCCAGCTATCCCGGGCTTTGCAGGACGTAGAGCTGTTGAGCCCGTTTTTGAATCCGTATCTCGAATCGCTCATTGCGTATGATTTCCGTGAAAATCAAAAGTAATACATGGGTGAAAACTTAGGATTAGGTCGCTTTGGTCAGGATCTGATGTATTTGCCATTCCGTTAGTAATATTTCACTATCGTCACCCTAGGTGAAATTTATTATAGCATTTTGGTTGGTGTCTTTGCTAAATAAATTGTGGGGTCTATGAGAACTTTCTACCAGTGTGTTTGTTATATGGATCTGCGGTTAGTTCCTTACCCTACCAACAAACTTTCTTCGAGTTTAACTCCACAAATAAATTCGAGCCCGAGATGcccgagagagaaaaacaaacaataaacgatttttttagCTTCATTGGCAAGGTAAGTTATGATATACTGAAGCTTTAGAATTGTATAAAAAATGATTCTTTTTACAAATTATGCGTGTATCACTTTAATATGCATTTAACACACTTATCTCAACTTAGAACAGTTGATTGATACTGTTTTAGCacatattttccattttccgtaTGGAATCAAGGGTTTCGCGATTATTCTACCTAttttagtttaatttatttcattaagTCAAACAATGTGCTGTGCTTCAATTGGTTAATGTatttatgcaatttttttgACTTTATACTTAGCTTACCATGATTCAAGATAAggtaataaatattaattgttttgtatCTGCCAACAAAATTGTATTTAACTaactttaaaattaaaatttgtaGTACTACTATTTTGCAACAGATGGCGCTGTACGATTTTCATTTAAGCattaatcaatttaaattatagaAGCAAGCtagtaaaattgaaaatagaaGTACAGTAAAATACTGATGATTATTGCATTTAGTAGATTTACTGTAAGCAATTATTAAATAACGATACTTCtatcaatttaaaatatctAGCTGCAATATATAAGAACAAAATTGCACAAAAACCTCTCCAATTGTGTACTGTGACCTCGCAAAACGTAGTAAAACGGCACGAGGCTATGCCTGTTGCTCTCACACGGTATGTtttaccaaaacaaacaaaaccaaatctgATGCAACTTTCTTTCCCCGGCCTGTTAGTTAATATTTGCCTACCTTTGCTTAAATGGCTTTGCTCGGTGCAACGCTCATCCTCACTAAACACATTGCGCttttattatgtttattttaccCCATCCAATTCATTTGGGCCAACTTACACAGCC
It contains:
- the LOC118512924 gene encoding scoloptoxin SSD976-like, giving the protein MHHCIFALTLLLLAVTITNGYGPNYYCMPSLCPHGGPNVGCNPPPLSGGPYCYGKSPSVLPMTATVKAHILHLHNYYRSRVASGYQFPLGPATRMYTMVWDDELAAQAANNARSCVFAHDRCRNTPQFPTSGQNLALIKYYQPMTYTMTDLITRFVAGWWKEYKYTKPAYIQAFPRSQLKNIGHFTMMMNDRSWKVGCAMQSWNEGSATQVYFVCNYSYNNIVTQQVYTTGRAGSQCQAGLNPSYPGLCRT